The region GACAGTTTGAATCAATGGTTTGATCGGTTTTCTGCGATGGGGGAAAAAATTCAATTTTTGAGTGATCCGCTTGTGTTGGAAGATGCCCTCATCAAAGCGGGATATCCCTTTGATTTAACAGTGGAACGGTTGCAGGGCGCAAAGATTGTAGGACTGTTGGCAGGATTACTCATTGCATTGCCATATTATTTGTTGGGTTTACCTTTAGCCGTTGTATTGATTGCTGCACTGCCTTTGGTCGGGTATTTGATCCCCGTTTTGGGGATTAGACAACTGGCAAAACGTCGTCAAGAGCAAACTCGGATGGACCTACCCGATTTCTTGGATATGATGAGTATTACGCTCCAAGCAGGGATGAGCTTGGACTCCGCTTTAGCCTACTACGTGGAGACTACCAAAGGTCCTTTGAGTGAGGAGTTTGCCCGACTCAATCATGAGATCAAGTTTGGTGTGCAAAGGGAAGTGGCTTACCGTTCCCTTTTACGCCGAACGGCTTCTCCGGAGTTGGAAGGGCTGATTCAATCATTGATTCAAGCTCATAACCTGGGGACACCCATCGCCAGCACCTTTATGGAACAGGCTGATGAAATGCGTCGTATGCGGGCGGAAAGGGCGAAAGAAGCAGCAGGGAAAGCAGGACCCAAAATCACGATCGTCGGTGGTGCTCTTATTGCTCCTTCCGTAATGATCCTGATCCTTGGTGTGATCATCCTCCAGTATGTGATCAGCCCCAACAGCCCGCTGAAGATGTGATGATAAGGAGGTGATGACTGGAAGGATAGGTTTTATATCTTAGCAACTTGTCATATTCGTCATTTATTCATTCATTAAGGGAGGTATTGTGGATGAACAAGATGGTGGAAGCCATCAACAGGGGAGTCATCAAAGGCTATCTCGCGTACAAAAAAGCCTTTTCGAATCGCAAAGGTTCCCAAACAGTAGAGTATGTGTTCCTGGTAGCTGGTGTTATTGCCATTGCGGCTTTGTTGAAACAAGTTGCAACTAATGATTTGGCGGAAGCACTCCGAAAAAAGATCGAGGAGTTTGTTAAAAACTCTTAATTATATAAGACCCCACTTAACAACTGTTTTGGGATTGTTGAACAACAATCCCAAAACAGTTCTTTTAGGAGGAAACAAATCATGAAGTGCACATGGAAGAAACTTTTTATTGGGGTGATTTTTACTTCGCTCCTGTTTAGTGGCTGCTCCCAAACGAATAATGTACATAAAGAAAACACCCAATCCAAAGAATCCAATAACCCCCCTGCTGTTGCGACAGATATCCAGGATATTCTCAAGCAAAAACCAGGAAAATTTTCCGGGGACCACTTTGATGAAAACCAACTGAAAAAGATCATCCAATCATGGCCGAACAATATGTCGGCTCAAGAGGCATATAACCGCATCGTTCCTTTGGTGGCGGAAGATTACGGCTCACTGGTAAAAAAGCTGGATAATCTGGACCCGACGGTGCAATCCAACATCAAACAACCGGGCAGCCTCAAAGCGCCCAACGGACAACCGCTCACCAAGATGAATGTAGAGATCCTCATCGATAGCAGCGGGAGCATGGCTGGCAAGATTCAGGGGCAAACCAAAATGGATCTGGCCAAACAAGCGGTCCAACAATTTGCTGCCAATTTGCCCAAAGGGGCCAATGTTTCCATTCGTGTCTATGGCAATAAAGGGACAAGCAGCGAGAAAGATAAGGCCATTTCCTGTAGCAGCAGCGAAATCCTTTACCCACTTCAAACATATGATTCCAGTCGATTTCAATCTGCAATCGCCAGTCTGAAACCGGCCGGTTGGACGCCGTTGGCAGCTTCGATCAAATCCGCACAAAATGATTTGGCCAAACAACATGGAGAAGGAATCCAAAACATTATCTATGTTGTAAGTGACGGGGTGGAAACGTGTGGGGGAAACCCTGTTCAGGAGGCCAAAAACCTGCATAATTCCAACATCAAGGCAGTGGTCAATATTATTGGTTTTGATGTGGATGATGCAGGACAGAAAGCATTAAAAGCAGTCGCCGAAGCGGGTGGGGGTTCCTATCAAACGGTGAATAATCAAGAGGATCTGAAATCCTATTTTGAGAGGGAAAAAGCTCGATTGGATGAAGAATGGCGCGAGTGGTCACTTAATAGTTGGAAAGATGTTACGGACAAATCAATCTCTAAATGGAATAATCTTAAAAACATTGTATTTAGTTTTCATGATATGAACTCTCGGGAAAATGATCATTTGCACTCACTAAAAGATATTCTAGTGGAAAATGGAAAAATAGAAAATGAAGATGCATTAAAAACCATGATTGTTCAGCGGTTTGAATTGATCAAAAAATACATTGTAGATAGGAACAAGAACATCGAAACTGCTATAAACAGCAATGAAGCAAAGACGATAGAGGATATAAATAAAAAAGAACAAGAGGAGAGAAATAAATTAAAATGATTTAAGTGGGGGAGTACCATGTTTAAGGTACTTGGAAATCAAAAAGGTGGGGCAACAACGATGTGGTTGATGTTGTTGCCTGCCTTCCTAATGATTGGGTTGTTTTTTGGCAGTATGTTTATGGTGAAAATATCGCATTCATCAGCCGAAGTAGCAGCGGATGCGGGAAGCATTGCTGCTACCAAGAAACTGGATGAATGGATACTTCCCAAACTCCCCTTGCCGACACAAGGACCTGTCACCATACCTGGCTCAACAGATAGATTGGGAAACGAGAAGATTCA is a window of Polycladomyces subterraneus DNA encoding:
- a CDS encoding type II secretion system F family protein; the protein is MDSTLVLLVFTSWVCWVAASYHYYSYRKKQQEVLDHLESYHLPNTVFTKKKSWIDSLNQWFDRFSAMGEKIQFLSDPLVLEDALIKAGYPFDLTVERLQGAKIVGLLAGLLIALPYYLLGLPLAVVLIAALPLVGYLIPVLGIRQLAKRRQEQTRMDLPDFLDMMSITLQAGMSLDSALAYYVETTKGPLSEEFARLNHEIKFGVQREVAYRSLLRRTASPELEGLIQSLIQAHNLGTPIASTFMEQADEMRRMRAERAKEAAGKAGPKITIVGGALIAPSVMILILGVIILQYVISPNSPLKM
- a CDS encoding vWA domain-containing protein, giving the protein MKCTWKKLFIGVIFTSLLFSGCSQTNNVHKENTQSKESNNPPAVATDIQDILKQKPGKFSGDHFDENQLKKIIQSWPNNMSAQEAYNRIVPLVAEDYGSLVKKLDNLDPTVQSNIKQPGSLKAPNGQPLTKMNVEILIDSSGSMAGKIQGQTKMDLAKQAVQQFAANLPKGANVSIRVYGNKGTSSEKDKAISCSSSEILYPLQTYDSSRFQSAIASLKPAGWTPLAASIKSAQNDLAKQHGEGIQNIIYVVSDGVETCGGNPVQEAKNLHNSNIKAVVNIIGFDVDDAGQKALKAVAEAGGGSYQTVNNQEDLKSYFEREKARLDEEWREWSLNSWKDVTDKSISKWNNLKNIVFSFHDMNSRENDHLHSLKDILVENGKIENEDALKTMIVQRFELIKKYIVDRNKNIETAINSNEAKTIEDINKKEQEERNKLK